One Mycolicibacterium parafortuitum DNA segment encodes these proteins:
- a CDS encoding cache domain-containing protein, with product MIPTTSAVDLAEEASRQLEPLYEMLREIADEVLRIRPPRAALTEAHFSGLHRRLADRLHDEHAVWGMGFIAAPFVVEDQERYLAWWQRNNNDRVARLRLNFDPTSIDVYDYLQMDWYQLAKRGQARVAYGPYVDYSGSDMYTITATIPVVADGAFLGVAGADLVVGEIERTLLEVLRQTDDDAVVVNTERRVIAANTARWVVGSRLAAVPAVSAQPDPHAFRQVAEMPLGTGWVVAIGWPESAQASPDSPA from the coding sequence ATGATCCCGACCACGTCGGCCGTCGATCTGGCCGAAGAAGCGTCGCGGCAGTTGGAGCCGCTGTACGAGATGCTCCGCGAGATCGCCGACGAGGTGCTGCGCATCCGGCCGCCGCGGGCGGCGCTGACCGAGGCGCACTTCAGCGGGCTGCACCGCAGGCTCGCCGACCGGCTACACGACGAACACGCGGTCTGGGGGATGGGATTCATCGCCGCGCCGTTCGTCGTCGAAGACCAGGAGCGCTATCTGGCGTGGTGGCAGCGCAACAACAACGACCGGGTCGCCCGGCTGCGGCTGAACTTCGACCCGACCAGCATCGACGTCTACGACTACCTCCAGATGGACTGGTATCAGCTGGCGAAGCGGGGGCAGGCGCGGGTCGCCTACGGACCCTACGTCGACTACAGCGGGTCCGACATGTACACCATCACCGCGACGATCCCGGTCGTCGCCGACGGCGCCTTCCTCGGGGTGGCGGGCGCCGATCTGGTGGTCGGCGAAATCGAGCGCACGTTGCTGGAGGTGTTGCGCCAGACCGACGATGACGCGGTGGTGGTCAACACCGAGCGGCGCGTCATCGCCGCCAACACCGCCCGCTGGGTCGTCGGCTCCCGCCTGGCCGCGGTGCCCGCGGTCAGCGCGCAGCCGGACCCGCACGCCTTCCGCCAGGTCGCGGAGATGCCGCTCGGAACGGGCTGGGTGGTAGCGATCGGCTGGCCCGAAAGCGCTCAGGCGTCACCGGATTCGCCGGCTTAG